The proteins below are encoded in one region of Natronospira bacteriovora:
- a CDS encoding sigma-54-dependent transcriptional regulator — translation MSDAPERILVVEDDPSLSRLMDEELSEAGHDVQCVDTAEKAVPVLKEWNPALVLSDLRLPGADGMNLLREARSVSVPPAFVILTAFGSIEQAVEALKAGADEFLTKPIDIDHLLLSTQRVLENRRLRTEVQRFREVFSGDDFHGMVGESPAMRQLYEEIQSVAVASGPVLVVGESGTGKELVARAIHQESDRRDGPFLAVNCAGIPADLLESEFFGHMAGAFTGAVKKHEGIFARADGGTLLLDEIGEMPMNLQAKLLRVLQEGVIRPVGGEADINVDVRIVAATNRDLEQGVADGDFREDLFYRMETFSLHVPPLRDRERDLEMLAIRFMRRFSLEQGRQINGFSDEALESLQAYPFPGNVRELQNAIERAVTFCRGDTVQREHLPTRLRNHRNTGGAEGQGVRAGLMEKLSTGQALPTLEELERRYIEHVLSQVDGNKRRAAGILGVSRQTLYRKLD, via the coding sequence ATGAGTGATGCCCCGGAACGTATTCTGGTGGTCGAAGACGACCCCTCATTGTCGCGTCTGATGGACGAGGAGTTGAGCGAAGCCGGGCATGATGTGCAGTGCGTGGATACGGCCGAGAAAGCCGTACCGGTGCTCAAGGAGTGGAATCCGGCACTGGTGCTGAGTGATCTTCGCCTGCCCGGCGCTGATGGCATGAACCTGTTACGGGAGGCCCGTAGTGTCTCCGTGCCTCCCGCCTTCGTGATCCTGACCGCTTTCGGCAGCATCGAGCAGGCGGTGGAGGCACTCAAGGCCGGTGCCGACGAGTTCCTGACCAAGCCCATCGATATCGACCATCTACTCCTGAGTACCCAGCGGGTATTGGAGAACCGTCGCCTGCGCACCGAAGTCCAGCGTTTCCGTGAAGTATTCAGTGGCGATGACTTTCACGGCATGGTGGGTGAAAGCCCGGCTATGCGGCAGCTCTATGAAGAGATTCAGAGTGTTGCCGTGGCCAGTGGCCCGGTGCTTGTCGTGGGTGAGAGCGGCACCGGCAAGGAGCTGGTGGCGCGGGCCATTCACCAGGAAAGTGATCGCCGTGATGGTCCCTTTCTGGCCGTGAACTGCGCCGGCATTCCTGCGGATCTGCTGGAAAGCGAGTTTTTCGGCCACATGGCCGGCGCCTTTACCGGTGCCGTCAAGAAACACGAGGGGATCTTTGCGCGTGCCGATGGTGGCACCCTGCTGCTGGACGAGATCGGTGAAATGCCCATGAATCTGCAGGCCAAGCTGTTGCGGGTCTTGCAGGAAGGTGTCATCCGGCCGGTGGGTGGCGAGGCAGACATCAATGTGGATGTTCGTATTGTGGCGGCCACCAACCGTGATCTGGAGCAAGGGGTGGCCGACGGAGACTTCCGCGAGGATCTTTTCTATCGCATGGAAACCTTCTCCCTGCATGTGCCGCCGCTGCGGGATCGGGAACGGGACCTGGAGATGCTGGCCATTCGTTTCATGCGCCGTTTCAGTCTGGAACAGGGGCGCCAGATCAACGGGTTTTCCGATGAAGCCCTGGAAAGCCTTCAGGCCTATCCCTTTCCGGGCAATGTACGTGAGCTGCAGAACGCCATCGAGCGGGCGGTCACCTTCTGCCGGGGCGATACTGTCCAGCGCGAACATCTTCCGACCCGTCTGCGCAATCACCGCAATACCGGCGGGGCCGAAGGGCAGGGCGTCCGCGCGGGTCTGATGGAGAAGCTCAGTACCGGCCAGGCCCTGCCCACCCTGGAAGAACTCGAGCGGCGCTATATCGAGCACGTCCTGAGTCAGGTGGACGGCAACAAGCGCCGCGCGGCAGGCATCCTGGGCGTCAGTCGCCAGACCCTGTACCGCAAACTGGATTGA
- a CDS encoding FxsA family protein has protein sequence MPFILLLLFVGVPLFELYILIQVGQSLGALPTILLCVLTAVLGAGLIRLQGLGTLMRARRNMEQGMAPALEMLEGVALALAGLLLLTPGFATDLFGFLLLLPPLRRTLIRRSLARMNVTVGPAWQQHRGQSGDKGRRTLEGDYERRD, from the coding sequence TTGCCTTTCATCCTTCTGCTGCTGTTTGTCGGGGTTCCCCTGTTTGAACTCTATATTCTCATCCAGGTGGGCCAGTCCCTGGGCGCCCTGCCCACGATCCTGCTGTGTGTGCTCACGGCAGTGCTGGGGGCTGGGCTGATCCGCCTGCAGGGCCTGGGCACGCTGATGCGTGCACGGCGCAACATGGAGCAGGGCATGGCGCCGGCACTGGAGATGCTGGAAGGTGTTGCCCTGGCACTGGCCGGCCTGCTGCTGCTGACACCGGGTTTTGCCACGGATCTGTTCGGCTTTCTGCTCCTGCTGCCGCCCCTGCGGCGGACGCTCATCCGCCGCAGTCTGGCGCGCATGAACGTCACCGTGGGGCCGGCCTGGCAGCAACACCGGGGGCAAAGCGGTGACAAAGGCCGGCGCACCCTCGAAGGCGATTACGAACGCCGCGACTGA
- a CDS encoding sensor histidine kinase: MKLLSRFPRHFGLSLRVRLLLGIVFPLLLAVLLTMTVVLATIEQRAEQRMQQDIELIAQAIQLPVSYSMERDRRGSVHQALESVFQLDQVYGAYVYDAEGAQIAAVGAVRPRQEPEIVQDITVTGEDETGQYEEIDGRDVYSHYVALTDEATGQIIGWLQVTRRASDFEEHLQQIQQQMALGLAGGTLLVILLVLFGHHRAVGHHLGRLSDTMARIERGQRGVRAEPDGPRELSQLATALNTMLDAIEQAEQEIQQRRNTQLELEERLRHSEKLAAIGRLAAGIAHELGAPLSVVDGRARRVLKLDGIDQSARGNLEDIRGEVQRMSHIVRQLLDFGRASSRERRSVSSAQLASTARGQVQELAVERSVKLAVSGEEPAPELVVDPIRIEQVLVNLLRNGIQANGVKRMELNWMSHANGVEFQVHDDGEGVASADRTRLFEPFFTTKTVGEGTGLGLAVAHGIISEHRGWITVEDSPLGGACFRFWLPFESPELPVNDDTETEQTEEKA, translated from the coding sequence ATGAAGCTGCTTTCACGCTTCCCGCGACATTTCGGACTCAGCCTTCGTGTGCGCCTGCTGCTGGGAATCGTGTTTCCCCTGCTGCTGGCCGTGCTGCTGACCATGACGGTGGTGCTGGCCACCATCGAGCAGCGGGCGGAGCAGCGCATGCAACAGGATATCGAACTGATCGCCCAGGCGATTCAGCTGCCGGTCAGTTACAGCATGGAACGTGATCGCCGTGGCTCCGTTCACCAGGCACTGGAATCGGTCTTTCAGCTGGATCAGGTCTACGGGGCCTATGTCTATGACGCTGAAGGGGCACAGATTGCCGCGGTGGGCGCCGTCCGGCCTCGCCAGGAACCTGAAATCGTCCAGGACATCACCGTGACCGGAGAGGACGAAACCGGGCAGTATGAGGAGATTGACGGTCGCGACGTCTATTCCCATTACGTTGCCCTTACGGATGAAGCAACCGGCCAGATCATCGGCTGGCTGCAGGTAACCCGCCGCGCCAGCGATTTCGAGGAGCATCTGCAACAGATCCAGCAACAAATGGCTCTGGGGCTGGCCGGCGGCACCTTGCTGGTGATTCTTCTGGTGCTGTTTGGTCACCACCGAGCCGTCGGGCATCATCTCGGCCGTTTGAGTGACACCATGGCCCGCATTGAACGGGGTCAGCGCGGTGTGCGCGCCGAACCAGACGGCCCGCGGGAATTGTCGCAGCTGGCCACGGCCCTCAATACCATGCTGGACGCCATCGAGCAGGCCGAGCAGGAAATTCAGCAGCGGCGAAATACCCAGCTGGAACTGGAAGAGCGCTTGCGTCATTCCGAGAAACTGGCCGCCATCGGTCGCCTGGCCGCCGGGATTGCCCATGAGCTGGGTGCGCCACTGTCAGTAGTGGATGGCCGTGCCCGCCGGGTATTGAAACTGGATGGAATCGATCAATCGGCCCGCGGCAACCTGGAGGATATTCGGGGCGAAGTGCAGCGCATGAGCCATATCGTCCGGCAGCTGCTGGACTTCGGTCGTGCCTCGAGTCGGGAGCGGCGTTCAGTCTCCAGTGCCCAGCTGGCGAGTACGGCCCGGGGGCAGGTTCAGGAGCTGGCCGTCGAGCGATCCGTGAAGTTGGCGGTATCCGGGGAGGAGCCCGCGCCCGAACTGGTGGTGGACCCCATTCGTATCGAGCAGGTGCTGGTCAATCTCCTGCGCAATGGCATACAGGCCAATGGCGTGAAGCGGATGGAATTGAATTGGATGAGCCACGCGAACGGTGTGGAGTTCCAGGTTCATGATGATGGTGAGGGGGTGGCATCCGCGGATCGAACCCGCCTGTTCGAACCCTTCTTTACCACCAAGACCGTGGGGGAAGGGACGGGCCTGGGCCTGGCCGTGGCGCATGGCATCATCAGTGAGCATCGTGGCTGGATTACCGTGGAAGACAGTCCGCTCGGCGGGGCCTGTTTCCGTTTCTGGCTGCCCTTTGAATCCCCCGAGTTGCCGGTCAATGACGACACTGAAACCGAACAGACCGAGGAAAAGGCATGA
- a CDS encoding alpha/beta hydrolase gives MKPHNRLFLVLILLCMGACASYQGHIGDRRPLDLVAFDTLEPQVYTPPHWPQALEARVRIPRTQGPHPAVLLVHGGGWQRGSPGSMEGIARRLARQGLVTVNVDYRFAPAHRFPAQLHDLQLAMHWLHEQADELDINPNRIAAFGFSSGGHLVSLLTVVAGQGGELDQQWGGPRTRPAAVVLGGSPSDLRLWEDGRLVVDFLGGTRAEMPETYAQASPLVHVHDNGLPPFFLFHATRDRIVSPEHSEQFHARLQEKGVPSELHYQCCRGHFSGFIFRRVAMMELEAFLLRELAGP, from the coding sequence TTGAAGCCCCACAATCGACTGTTTCTGGTTCTGATATTGCTCTGCATGGGCGCCTGCGCCAGCTACCAGGGCCATATCGGTGATCGGCGCCCTCTCGATCTCGTTGCCTTCGATACGCTTGAACCCCAGGTCTATACACCCCCGCACTGGCCACAGGCACTGGAAGCCCGCGTTCGGATTCCCCGCACCCAGGGCCCGCACCCGGCCGTCCTTCTGGTGCATGGGGGCGGTTGGCAGCGGGGCTCACCCGGCAGCATGGAGGGCATTGCCCGCCGCCTGGCCCGCCAGGGGCTTGTCACCGTCAACGTGGATTATCGTTTTGCCCCGGCGCATCGCTTTCCGGCACAGCTCCATGACCTGCAGCTGGCCATGCACTGGCTCCACGAGCAGGCGGATGAGCTCGACATTAATCCGAACCGTATCGCTGCCTTCGGCTTTTCCTCCGGCGGCCACCTGGTCAGCCTGCTGACCGTAGTGGCCGGGCAGGGCGGGGAGCTGGACCAGCAATGGGGCGGGCCGCGCACCCGCCCGGCGGCGGTGGTACTGGGCGGAAGTCCCAGCGATCTGCGTCTCTGGGAGGATGGGCGCTTAGTGGTGGATTTTCTTGGTGGTACCCGGGCGGAAATGCCGGAGACTTACGCTCAGGCCTCACCGCTGGTGCATGTCCACGACAATGGTCTGCCGCCTTTCTTCCTGTTCCATGCCACCCGGGATCGCATTGTTTCCCCGGAGCATTCGGAACAGTTTCACGCCCGGCTCCAGGAAAAGGGGGTGCCGAGCGAACTTCACTACCAGTGCTGTCGTGGTCACTTCAGTGGTTTCATCTTCCGCCGAGTGGCCATGATGGAGCTGGAGGCCTTCCTGCTTCGGGAACTGGCCGGGCCCTGA
- the lexA gene encoding transcriptional repressor LexA, whose amino-acid sequence MSELTARQAEVLELIRQVIENTGRPPTRAEIAEHLGFSSANAAETHLRALARKGVIELSPGSSRGIRLVEEEEPGLPVVGRVAAGTPILAEEHVETRYRMDPEVFQPRAHYLLQVKGMSMKDAGIFEGDLVAVHRATDVRNGQIVVARLDDEVTVKRFRQRGRQIWLLPENEEFEPIEVDLATQSLVLEGVVVGVIRNGRIQ is encoded by the coding sequence ATGAGCGAATTGACAGCACGTCAGGCGGAGGTACTCGAGCTGATCCGCCAGGTGATCGAGAATACCGGCCGGCCGCCGACCCGGGCCGAGATTGCCGAACATCTCGGCTTCAGCTCGGCCAATGCGGCGGAAACCCATCTGCGGGCCCTGGCGCGCAAGGGCGTGATCGAGCTCTCGCCGGGCTCTTCCCGGGGCATTCGTCTGGTGGAAGAGGAAGAACCGGGGCTGCCCGTGGTCGGGCGGGTCGCGGCCGGTACCCCCATTCTCGCCGAAGAGCATGTGGAGACCCGCTATCGGATGGATCCGGAAGTCTTTCAGCCCCGTGCCCATTACCTGCTGCAGGTGAAGGGCATGAGCATGAAGGATGCCGGCATCTTCGAGGGTGACCTGGTGGCCGTGCACCGGGCCACGGATGTGCGCAACGGCCAGATCGTGGTCGCCCGCCTGGATGATGAAGTCACCGTGAAGCGTTTCCGTCAGCGGGGGCGCCAGATCTGGCTGCTGCCGGAGAACGAGGAATTCGAGCCCATCGAGGTGGACCTGGCAACCCAGAGCCTGGTGCTGGAAGGCGTGGTGGTAGGCGTCATCCGCAACGGGCGTATTCAGTGA
- a CDS encoding GIY-YIG nuclease family protein, with protein sequence MEPSRQSVWWLYLLDCDGRLYTGVTTDVDRRLSEHRQGQSRGARFTRGAGRIELVYQIALNDRSEALRAEARLRRLRRPEKLAVVEADLGRVALLARLGLG encoded by the coding sequence ATGGAACCTTCCCGGCAATCAGTCTGGTGGCTTTATCTTCTCGATTGCGACGGTCGCCTGTATACCGGCGTTACCACCGACGTGGACCGGCGTCTGTCCGAGCACCGACAGGGCCAATCCCGTGGCGCCCGCTTCACTCGCGGCGCCGGGCGAATCGAGCTCGTCTATCAGATCGCGCTCAATGATCGTAGCGAGGCCTTGCGTGCCGAGGCCCGTCTGCGGCGCCTGCGACGTCCGGAGAAGCTGGCCGTCGTTGAGGCGGATTTGGGGCGTGTCGCGTTGTTGGCGCGGCTTGGTCTTGGTTGA
- the imuA gene encoding translesion DNA synthesis-associated protein ImuA yields MSGLDELLRDPRVFRPRRGGASLTPSQATGFAALDALLPGGGWPRGALVELLGDEQGIGELRLLLPALCECQRQGQWLLWVSPPYLPYAPALRAHGLAPHRCVITRPEGVEEQVWTLEQGLRSGACGAVLGWPRQLSGRHVRRLQLAAESTRSLAFLFRPGAMAIQRSPAALRLALSGQPEGLGVELIKSRGAAVGQRISLPL; encoded by the coding sequence GTGTCGGGGCTGGATGAGCTGTTGCGGGATCCGCGGGTCTTTCGGCCGCGGCGGGGCGGGGCATCGCTGACGCCAAGCCAGGCGACCGGTTTTGCCGCCCTGGATGCCCTGCTGCCTGGCGGCGGTTGGCCCCGGGGGGCGCTGGTGGAACTGCTGGGCGATGAGCAGGGCATAGGCGAGCTGCGCCTTTTGCTGCCGGCCTTGTGCGAATGCCAACGGCAGGGGCAGTGGCTGCTCTGGGTTTCACCGCCTTATCTGCCCTATGCGCCGGCCCTGAGAGCGCACGGGTTGGCGCCCCATCGTTGCGTGATTACCCGCCCCGAAGGCGTGGAAGAACAGGTCTGGACACTGGAGCAGGGCCTGCGCTCCGGTGCCTGTGGCGCCGTGCTGGGCTGGCCTCGACAGCTTTCAGGTCGTCATGTCCGGCGTCTTCAGCTGGCCGCGGAATCCACCCGGAGCCTGGCCTTCCTGTTTCGTCCGGGGGCCATGGCCATTCAGCGATCGCCGGCGGCCCTGCGGCTGGCCCTGAGTGGCCAGCCGGAAGGATTGGGGGTCGAGTTGATCAAGTCGCGTGGAGCGGCGGTCGGGCAGCGCATCTCGCTGCCGCTGTAG
- a CDS encoding Y-family DNA polymerase, with the protein MTLPLFPELDPGTDAARAKTLPALSLARPTPRPLRRRPPLLWLCLHFPDLILEALEPSQAQPCLVVDGEGGSARVVAADHQACSAGVRIGMRLSAALACVDLPCLLRRKPVMERDCLYAAADAAMAFSDRVSLLPGEGLLLEVRGSLRLFGGLDILREQLLQRLRERGHRCHWAVAPTPLAAEWLCRAAPASEVTSLSELSARLGTLPLACMQLPPEPLAQLSGMGLRRMEDLFRLPRAGLSRRWGPALCHSLDRALGRVPDPRPCWRGAIRFHARDELPRESDKRSFLLRFLRRQLESLLRFLRRHDSQIAWLQCRFHHHRAPTTVVEIQLLAAVATVDELSTLLEIRLESIRFPEPVLVVEIVTAPLRARQVASHALFPGVADAGREQRLLERLRTRLGPERVFAMASFPEHRPEASWRVAEPGPEASDYARPDRPLWLLPRPRPLSRPECFRPLAGPERIETGWWEGRDIQRDYYRVMDAQGHEAWVFRDRRLKRWFLHGLFA; encoded by the coding sequence ATGACCCTGCCCCTGTTTCCCGAACTGGACCCCGGAACAGATGCAGCGCGAGCCAAGACGCTGCCGGCTCTGTCCCTGGCTCGCCCGACGCCGCGTCCGCTCCGGCGCCGGCCACCGTTGCTCTGGCTGTGTCTGCACTTTCCCGATCTGATCCTGGAGGCCCTTGAGCCTTCGCAAGCGCAGCCCTGTCTTGTCGTGGACGGGGAGGGCGGTTCGGCCCGTGTGGTGGCCGCGGACCATCAGGCCTGCTCCGCCGGTGTTCGGATTGGCATGCGCCTGTCGGCGGCCCTGGCCTGCGTGGACCTTCCCTGCCTCTTGCGGCGAAAGCCGGTCATGGAGCGGGACTGCCTGTATGCGGCGGCGGATGCGGCCATGGCCTTCAGTGACCGGGTCAGTCTGTTGCCGGGGGAGGGGCTGCTGCTGGAAGTGCGCGGCAGCCTGCGGCTCTTTGGGGGTCTGGATATCCTGCGTGAACAGTTGCTGCAGCGTCTGCGTGAGAGGGGGCATCGCTGCCACTGGGCGGTTGCTCCCACGCCACTGGCCGCGGAGTGGCTGTGTCGTGCGGCTCCGGCTTCGGAGGTGACCTCCCTGTCCGAATTGTCCGCTCGTCTGGGTACGCTGCCCCTTGCCTGCATGCAACTGCCGCCTGAGCCCTTGGCGCAGCTCAGCGGCATGGGCCTGCGCCGGATGGAGGATCTCTTTCGTCTGCCCCGGGCCGGGCTCAGCCGTCGTTGGGGGCCGGCCTTGTGTCATTCCCTGGACCGGGCACTGGGACGTGTACCCGATCCACGGCCCTGCTGGCGGGGGGCCATACGTTTCCATGCCCGGGATGAGCTGCCCCGGGAATCGGACAAGCGTTCCTTTCTGCTTCGATTTCTGAGGCGTCAGCTGGAATCGCTGCTGCGTTTTCTTCGGCGCCACGACAGCCAGATCGCCTGGCTGCAGTGTCGCTTTCATCATCATCGGGCTCCGACCACGGTGGTGGAGATACAGCTGCTCGCCGCCGTGGCCACGGTGGATGAACTGTCAACGCTGCTGGAGATTCGCCTGGAAAGCATTCGTTTCCCGGAGCCGGTGCTGGTAGTGGAGATCGTGACCGCCCCCCTGCGGGCCCGGCAGGTGGCCAGCCATGCCCTGTTTCCCGGGGTGGCGGATGCCGGCCGCGAGCAGCGTCTGCTGGAGCGCCTGCGTACGCGCCTGGGCCCGGAGCGGGTCTTTGCCATGGCCAGTTTCCCCGAACACCGGCCGGAAGCCAGCTGGCGGGTTGCCGAGCCAGGACCGGAAGCCAGTGACTATGCGCGCCCTGATCGCCCTCTCTGGTTGCTGCCTCGGCCAAGGCCTCTGTCCAGGCCCGAGTGTTTCCGGCCCCTCGCCGGGCCGGAACGCATTGAAACCGGCTGGTGGGAAGGCAGGGACATTCAGAGAGACTATTATCGGGTCATGGATGCGCAGGGGCATGAAGCCTGGGTGTTTCGTGACCGCCGATTGAAACGCTGGTTTCTGCATGGCCTGTTTGCCTGA
- a CDS encoding error-prone DNA polymerase produces the protein MPYAELHCLSNFSFLRGASHAGELVARAAELGYRALAITDECSVAGAVRAHQAARQQGLPLIHGSEFRLDDGLRFVALVSDRRAWARLCALITTGRRAAGKGSYHLTRKDVMENGLAGCLILWLPGQTAEEGELAWLRQHFHDRLWITVELLAEGDDRRRCDALMALGESSGVPCVAAGDVHMHLRERRTLQDTLTALRHRVPLADAGLALFPSGERHLRPLSRLARLYPAALMEETVRIVRRCAFSLAELRYEYPAELVPEGETAASYLRKRVLSGMQRRWPRGVAFRLKRQIVRELQLIHEMAYEPFFLTVDDVVAFARSRGILCQGRGSAANSVVCFCLGITEVDPARMNVLFERFISKERGEPPDIDVDFEHERREEVIQYIYGKYGRARAALAATVIAYRPRSAVRDVGRALGLDSARLDRLASAFQWWDGLKARRERLQEAGEDPDNPVIRRLMVLVNTLIGFPRHLSQHVGGFVISDGPLHELVPVENAAMSDRTVIQWDKDDLEALGLLKVDILALGMLTAIRRCFALIGQWSGHHWELADIPAEDGRVYDMLCRADTMGVFQIESRAQMAMLPRLRPRTFYDLVIEVAIVRPGPIQGDMVHPYLSRRCGEEPVDYPSPEVKAVLERTLGVPIFQEQVMQLAIVAAGFSPGEADQLRRSMAAWKKRGGLGHFEDRLINGMRERGYSEDFARRVFKQIQGFGEYGFPESHSASFALLVYVSAWLKCHEPAAFCAALLNSQPMGFYAPAQLVRDAREHGVTVYPVDVRHSQWECTLEPDEDGAPALRLGLNRIKGLAREVGERVARVMTAVDGAIGSVDELRHRAGLDRRAVDALADAGALASLAGHRHRARWAAAGIEAPTPLFASGAVAEAEPMLRKPREGEDLLADYGRLGLSLGRHPLALLRDRLEGWQTAADLWQCPADSPVLTGGLVINRQRPGSARGVTFMTLEDETGNINLICWRRLAEQYRPVVLNARLLMVVGTVQREHGVQHVIARHLEDWGHLLGRLMHRSRDFR, from the coding sequence ATGCCCTACGCCGAACTCCATTGCCTGAGCAACTTCAGCTTCCTGCGCGGGGCCTCCCACGCCGGGGAACTGGTAGCGCGTGCGGCGGAGCTGGGGTATCGGGCTCTGGCCATCACCGACGAGTGCTCGGTGGCCGGTGCAGTGCGGGCCCACCAGGCAGCCCGGCAGCAGGGTCTGCCCCTGATTCATGGCAGTGAATTCCGTCTCGACGACGGTCTGCGTTTCGTCGCCCTGGTCAGTGACCGTCGGGCCTGGGCCCGGCTGTGTGCCCTGATCACCACCGGCCGGCGGGCGGCAGGGAAGGGCAGTTACCACCTCACGCGCAAGGATGTGATGGAGAACGGCCTGGCGGGCTGCCTCATCCTGTGGCTGCCCGGGCAGACAGCGGAAGAGGGCGAACTGGCCTGGCTGCGACAGCATTTTCACGACCGCCTGTGGATCACCGTGGAGCTGCTGGCGGAGGGGGATGATCGTCGGCGATGTGATGCCCTCATGGCGCTGGGAGAGTCCAGCGGTGTGCCCTGCGTGGCGGCGGGGGATGTGCACATGCACCTGCGGGAACGCCGGACCCTGCAGGATACCCTGACGGCCCTGCGTCATCGTGTTCCCCTGGCCGATGCCGGCCTGGCCCTCTTTCCCAGTGGCGAGCGGCATCTGCGCCCCCTGAGTCGCCTGGCCCGCCTTTATCCCGCCGCTCTGATGGAAGAGACCGTGCGCATCGTCCGGCGCTGCGCCTTCAGCCTGGCGGAACTGCGTTACGAGTATCCGGCCGAGCTGGTGCCTGAGGGCGAAACAGCAGCCAGTTACCTGCGCAAGCGTGTACTGTCGGGCATGCAGCGGCGCTGGCCCCGGGGCGTGGCGTTTCGCCTGAAGCGCCAGATCGTGCGTGAACTCCAGCTCATTCATGAAATGGCCTATGAACCTTTCTTTCTCACCGTGGATGATGTCGTCGCCTTTGCCCGCTCCCGCGGCATTCTCTGCCAGGGGCGGGGGTCGGCCGCCAATTCCGTGGTCTGTTTCTGTCTCGGCATCACCGAGGTGGACCCGGCGCGCATGAACGTGCTGTTCGAACGCTTCATCTCGAAGGAACGAGGTGAGCCACCGGATATCGACGTGGATTTCGAACACGAACGCCGCGAAGAAGTCATCCAGTACATCTACGGCAAGTATGGGCGGGCCCGTGCCGCGCTGGCGGCCACGGTGATTGCCTATCGCCCGCGTTCCGCCGTGCGCGATGTGGGGCGGGCGCTGGGGCTGGATTCGGCCCGGCTGGATCGTCTGGCCTCTGCCTTCCAGTGGTGGGATGGTCTCAAGGCCCGGCGGGAAAGACTGCAGGAAGCCGGGGAAGACCCGGACAATCCGGTGATTCGTCGACTGATGGTGCTGGTCAACACCCTGATCGGCTTTCCCCGGCATCTGTCCCAGCATGTGGGCGGCTTCGTCATTTCCGACGGGCCGCTGCATGAACTGGTGCCGGTGGAGAATGCGGCCATGTCGGATCGCACCGTGATCCAGTGGGACAAGGATGATCTGGAAGCGCTGGGGCTGCTCAAGGTGGATATTCTGGCCCTGGGCATGCTCACGGCCATTCGCCGCTGCTTTGCACTGATCGGGCAATGGTCCGGTCATCACTGGGAGCTGGCCGATATCCCGGCCGAGGACGGCCGGGTCTATGACATGCTCTGCCGGGCGGACACCATGGGCGTCTTCCAGATCGAGTCCCGCGCCCAGATGGCCATGCTGCCCCGCTTGCGGCCTCGCACCTTCTACGATCTGGTCATCGAGGTGGCCATTGTGCGCCCGGGCCCCATCCAGGGCGACATGGTGCACCCTTACCTCAGTCGACGCTGTGGCGAAGAGCCGGTGGACTACCCCAGCCCGGAAGTGAAGGCCGTGCTGGAGCGCACGCTGGGGGTTCCCATCTTCCAGGAGCAGGTCATGCAGCTGGCCATCGTGGCCGCCGGTTTCAGCCCCGGGGAGGCCGACCAGCTGCGACGCTCCATGGCCGCCTGGAAGAAGCGCGGTGGCCTGGGGCATTTCGAGGATCGTCTCATCAACGGCATGCGCGAACGGGGTTACAGCGAGGATTTTGCCCGCCGGGTCTTCAAGCAGATTCAGGGTTTTGGCGAATACGGTTTTCCCGAATCCCATTCCGCCAGCTTTGCCCTGCTGGTGTACGTCTCGGCCTGGCTCAAGTGCCATGAACCGGCTGCCTTCTGTGCGGCGCTGCTCAACAGCCAGCCCATGGGGTTCTACGCCCCGGCCCAGCTGGTCCGTGATGCCCGGGAGCACGGCGTGACGGTGTATCCGGTGGATGTGCGTCACAGTCAGTGGGAATGCACCCTGGAACCCGATGAAGACGGTGCCCCGGCCCTGCGACTGGGCCTCAACCGGATCAAGGGCCTGGCCCGGGAGGTGGGGGAAAGGGTGGCAAGGGTCATGACGGCCGTGGACGGTGCGATCGGCAGTGTGGATGAGCTCCGGCACCGGGCCGGGCTGGATCGGCGGGCGGTGGATGCCCTGGCGGATGCCGGGGCTCTGGCTTCACTGGCCGGTCACCGTCACCGGGCCCGCTGGGCAGCGGCCGGCATTGAAGCGCCCACCCCCCTGTTTGCCTCAGGTGCCGTGGCGGAAGCGGAACCCATGCTGAGAAAACCCCGTGAAGGGGAGGACCTGCTGGCCGATTACGGGCGCCTGGGCCTGAGTCTCGGGCGGCACCCCCTGGCCCTGCTGCGGGATCGCCTGGAAGGCTGGCAGACCGCGGCCGACCTCTGGCAATGCCCCGCCGACAGTCCGGTATTGACCGGCGGGCTGGTGATCAATCGCCAGCGCCCGGGCAGTGCCCGGGGGGTGACCTTCATGACCCTGGAAGATGAAACGGGCAACATCAACCTCATCTGCTGGCGCCGGCTGGCGGAACAGTATCGCCCCGTGGTGCTCAATGCCCGCCTGCTCATGGTGGTCGGCACGGTACAGCGGGAGCATGGTGTCCAGCATGTCATTGCCCGCCACCTGGAGGACTGGGGCCATCTGCTTGGACGCCTCATGCACCGCTCACGGGATTTTCGCTGA
- a CDS encoding DUF4168 domain-containing protein, with product MKIRNVLISFMTAAFLAAPMAMAQGQQQAQPMPQQQEAPDVSDEQINAFVDAYVAVSEVREEYTARLQEADSQEEAQELQQEANDAMTAAIEDSGLSIEEYQQVAMAVNADAEVREQVTTMLEERGAL from the coding sequence ATGAAGATCCGTAACGTACTCATTTCTTTCATGACCGCCGCCTTCCTCGCTGCCCCCATGGCCATGGCCCAGGGTCAGCAACAGGCCCAGCCCATGCCCCAGCAGCAGGAAGCGCCGGATGTCAGCGATGAGCAGATCAATGCCTTCGTGGACGCCTACGTTGCCGTGAGTGAAGTGCGCGAGGAATACACGGCGCGACTGCAGGAAGCCGATAGTCAGGAAGAAGCCCAGGAACTGCAGCAGGAAGCCAATGACGCCATGACGGCCGCCATCGAAGACAGCGGCCTGAGCATCGAGGAGTACCAGCAGGTGGCCATGGCCGTGAATGCCGACGCCGAAGTGCGCGAGCAGGTCACCACCATGCTGGAAGAACGTGGCGCCCTTTAA